The Pseudoalteromonas ulvae UL12 sequence CACACAAAGTGAAGCATTAACAAAACAACTCAATACGTTATTAAGTAGCTACCAAATTCAATACATGAATGCTCGCGGCTTTCATTGGAATATTAAAGGACGACAATTCTTCGAGTTACATTTAAAATTTGAAGAAATTTACAACGACTTATTGCTCAAAGTAGATGAAGTGGCAGAGCGAATTTTAACCTTAGGTGGTCAACCCAAACACGCTTATTCTGAATATATGTCACTGAGCAATATCAGCGAAGCGCAAGGTATTTCAGACGGTGCAACAGCGGTGAATAATTTACTTGCAGGCTTTGAACAATTGATCAGCCATCAGCGCATCATTTTAGCTCAAGCAAGTGAAGCGTCTGATGAAGGTACCGCCTCGTTAATGAGTGACTACATCAAAGAACAAGAAAAGCTTATTTGGATGTTAAAAGCATACTTAGCATAAGCTTCAATCGCAAAGGGCTTCAGACCCTTAGCGCACTAAAATCACATGCCGCCAAAACCAAGGCGGCATGTGAAAATCCACGAAATGGCTCATTTGATGATATCTTTTTAGTTAAGTTTAATGATCAGATGAGCTTTTGCGTTCAGCAGCTTGCGCGTATTTATACGCAACAAAGGCAACAAGGCCAACAATTAAAGGAGTGGGCGCGGCAATATAACCAAACGCATTAGAATTGGCGTAACTTGCCGCGGCTAAATGGCCAACCACACCCACTACAAATACCAGCACTGCAATCACCAACACAACTATTTCACTTTTTTTAACCGTATTCATAATAATCCCTCATGATGTTTTATTACTTTAACGTCTGAAGTATTAATCAATTTCACCAACGAAAATTGACCTATATCAAACTAGGCAACTGCTCATTATTTCAACGATTAAAAATTTGTTTTAAAACAAGTTAGCGGGCTATTTTTGTTTTTGCATAAAAAAATGGCGCAATTTATGCGCCATTTTTGAAGTACCGAAGCTGTTACGAAAAAGCCCACTTAAACATTTGTTTGTAACTGGGCTCTTTGCCATACATCACCATGCCCATTTTGAACATGCGACCCGCTACGCGGCGCACGAACCAGCAAGTACAAACGGTGATGGCAATTGACAATAATGGCTGCCAAAGGCTGACTTCAACTAAAGCCATTTTTACGGGCATGGCAGCAAATGCAGTCAATGGCAGATAACTTAATACCGTTAATGCCAAACCGCTTGGGCTATCCATTACAATAAAAGTTAATATCATGGGCACCAATGGCAACAGCATAAATGAAGATTTACCACTGTGATTAGGGTCATCAATGGCCGCAGCGACAGCCGCCATAAACGCAGTAGCTAAATAAAGACCCAAGCTTGCAAACACCAACACCCAAGGGAGCAATGACCAATCAATAATGCTTAAATCCAAGCTTTGGCCGCGAATAACAACTTGAGTAAAGCTATAAAATAAAACCATCGAAATCAACGTGCCTGCCATCGCTTTGAGTGCTAACAACATTTGACCAATTATTTTTCCGTCTATCCAAGTTTGCGCATTCATGCACGCATAAAGCTGCTCAGTCACTCGCTGTTGCTTTTCGCCGGTGATAGAGACAAAAATTTGTGCAAATGACACAAAAATACCAATCGCCATTAATGCCAACACACCAATGGCTGTCAAACTCGACGTTTTTGCCTCCGTTTTAATTTGGTTATCAAGATACTGATTAAATATTTGAACCGGACTTTGCAATTGCTGTAATTGCGCCGGTGTTAAACCCAATTGCTGAGTGACCTGTTGTGCATAATGCTGCTCAATAATTGCGGCTAAGTCATTTTGCCAGCCATGTTTACCTTGGCTATAGACATCTAACGCCGTGGCATCTGAGCCTTCGTTTTTAGCAACGATTAACGCGTCTATGTCGCCCGCTTGCAGCATCGTCATTAATGTTTCTTGATTGGTTTGTGCCCGAGTAAAGATAAAGTCACCGATTTGACCATCAGGTGCATTTTTCGCTATGACACTAACCTTATAATCAGTTGCGACAAACTCTTGGCTCGAATGCCAAAAAAACACCACTGCAGCAATGGCCAGCATCACTAATTTACTTATTAGCTCTTGTTTCCACTTAAAGAAATGCATGAACTCCCACTTAGCAACAAGCCATGTTTTATTAAGCTGCGACATAATCGGGTGCTCCTTGATGATCTGAAATAGCTTTAAGATACAGCTGATGTAAGTCCATTTTTTTACTTTCTAGTTTGGTGATATGACCAAGGGTCAACAACTGGGTTAACGCTTCATTGACTTGTGATGCGCTGGCTAAATTCACCTCCAACAGATGATGCTCATTGAAGCTGAATTCAAAATTTTGCAGAGCCATCGCAATGGTTTCAACTTTAGGTAACTCCTCAAACTCCACCAACAGTTGCGCCCCAACTCCGATTTGTTGTTGGATGTCATTTAAACTGCCGTACAACACGACTTCACCATGGTTCATCAATAACATACGATCAGCCAGTTTTTCGACCATCGACATTTGGTGTGCACTTAAAATAACTGTCATGCCTTGTTGTTTTAGCTCAGCTAAAAACACCACCACTTTCTCTTGATTAATTGGGTCTAAACCCGAAAAAGGCTCATCTAAAATAACAATTTTAGGTTGATGCAATACCGCATTCACTAATTGCACCTTTTGCTGATTCCCTTTTGAGAGGGACTTAAGTGGCTGATCTTTTCTGTCTAATAATTCAAATCGCTCTAGCCAATAGTCCATTCTTTCTTTTGCTGTAGACTTATCTAATCCATGAAGCGCAGCAAAATACAGTAAGTTTTGACTCACGGTTTTTTCTGCATATAACCCTCTGTCTTCTGGTAAATAACCCAGCTCATCATTGGGTATCGCCCCATATTCTTGATCGTTAAGATGAACCGCTATGCGCCCCTCATCGGCATGTGTAAAGCCAACCAGCATTCGTACTAATGATGATTTTCCCGCACCATTAGGGCCCAACAACGCAAAAATTTCACCTTCGTTGACAATAAAGCTCATTCCTTTGACTGCTTTTACATGGGCGTAACTTTTGACCACTCCTTCGACAGAAATCTGCATTATCACTCCTTACTCTTTTTAGTAGTGCAATAATAACGCTATGATAATAAAAATTTTTACCAACAATCATTTTATATTGCCGTTTATCACTTTCTTTTCATGCATAAACACGCAACAATGAACGCACGATATTTCGTGGTCTATTTTTATGCACTCTTTAAAAGATTTACTCGCCGATTCAGATTTATTACTCAATGCCGCAGGTGAAGGTATTTATGGTTTTGATTTAGAAGGCAATGCCGTCTTTATTAATCCTGCTGCAGAGCGAATGACAGGCTGGAAAAGTCAGGAGTTACTCGGTAAAAAAATCCACCAATATCATCACCACAGCCACAAAAATGGTCAATGTTACCCTGCCCATGAATGCCAAATTTACGCTACCCTGCAAGATGGCCAACCTCGCCATGTCAACAATGAGGTATTTTGGCGTAAAGATGGCAGCTACTTTGATGTCGAATACACCTCAACACCCGTTTATCATCAAGGTGAAATTGTCGGTGCAGTGGCACTTTTTCGCGATGTCAGCCAGCAAAAACAAACAGAGCAAGCGTTGCGAGATGCCCTTAAAGAAATACAAGCCCTCAGTGAAAAGCTGCAAGCCGAAAACGTTTATTTACAAAGAGAGCTTTCTGAGAATTGGCCTGATTCAGGGCTGGTTGGCCAAAGCCAGATTTTTCAAACAATGCTCAATCAGTTAGCGTTGGTCAGTAAAACAGACAGCACAGTGCTGATATTGGGCGAAAATGGCACAGGAAAAGAACTCGTCGCCCGCAATGTTCACCAGCTGAGCCAACGAAAGCACGCCCCCCTCGTTAAAGTTAATTGCGCAGCCTTCAGCGACAACCTCTTAGAATCTGAGTTATTTGGCCATGAAAAGGGCTCATTTACCGGCGCCAATGAGCGACGTAAAGGCCGTTTTGAACTAGCCAATAAAGGGACTTTATTTCTGGATGAAATTGGCGAGTTATCATTAGCGGCACAAAGCAAATTACTTCGTGTACTTCAAGAGCAAGAATTTGAACGCGTTGGCGGTAACCAGACTATCCACGTCGACATTCGCATCATTGCTGCGACCAATCGAAATTTACTCGAAATGGTTGAGCAAGGTCGGTTTCGCATGGATTTGTATTACCGGTTAAACGTCTTTCCGATTCAAGTTCCAGCACTGCGTGAACGCAAGGAAGATATTCCAATGCTTTGTTTGAATATTTTGCAAAGCCTCAACAAAAAGCTCGGTAAACATATAGACAGTATCAGCCAGCAAAGCTTAACAAAGCTCAGCGGCTATTCGTGGCCAGGAAACATCCGTGAACTGCAAAACATTCTTGAGCGTGAAGCTATTTTATCCCAACGCAGCACATTGAATATTAGTCAGAAATTACACCATGTTCACTCCTCTACAGATCCTCACTTCATCTCTTTAGACGAAGTACAAAAAAACTATATTGTACAAGTTCTTAACCATTGCAATTGGGTCATTGGTGGCGAAAAAGGCGCAGCCAAACAACTTAATTTAGCAGACAGCACACTGCGCTCAAAAATGCAGAAACTAGATATTAAACGTTCAAAAACAAGACATTCGTAAAGATCCAAAAAACTGTTCTATTATTGTTCAATATTATGCGAATATGTGACTCATAATAAAATTCGCGTGCAACAGCTAATCTGTAATACTTACAGTATGCGTGCCACAAAAAGTGATAATGTCAGCCTTATATGAATATAAAAAAACGGACCTTTTTAGCTGTTATTTTTTGCGCTCTGAGCATTTTCAGTGTTATATCACTCGCCTATATTCTCAATAACCATGTACAAAAAACAGAATCAATCTGGACAGAATTCGTTTCTTTAGAAATAGAAAAAGCACAAATAATGCAAGAGATTGGCTATGGATTTGGCTATGGCGGGTTTATTCACAATTTCAAAAACTATGTGTTAAGACAAGAAAAAAAGACGTATTTAGCTGCAAAAAGCAATGCCTTACTCACGCTTAATGCCATTGAGCAATACAAAGCACTCAACACCCAGTCCGATACCTTAGAGCAACTCAAAATATTAGAAACGACGGTGCTAAATTACCAAAAAAACTTAGAGATTGCGCACCGTCTAATTTCCAAAGGCGCTTCAGCTAATGACATCGACAAACAAGTCAAAATTGACGATAGAGCCACCATTGCGGCCATTGCGAAACTGCGGTTGACCATCCAAAATAGCGCGGCCTATACAGTAAGCTTAGCCAAAACAAACCTTAACAGCACACAAGCGACATTGGTATTTGGCTTTGCCTTTATTGTCACTTTACTTTTAATTTCATGTACTTACATTGTTTACAACTTATATTTGATGCAAATAAAATTTAAAGAAGTCGATACCTTATTTGATTCCTCTCCCTATGCCATATTAAGTGTGAATCACTTAGGGTTGATCAAAAAAGCCAATGCAATGGCGTCAGTAATTTTTGGGTATTCAGCTAAGCAACTATTAACGATGAACATCGACTCGTTAGTGCCTGATCAGTTTGCCTCAGCACATCGTCAGCACCGCACGAAATTTATGACTTCAGAGCAACACCTAGCCATGCAAGGCCGTAAAGAGCAGCTTTACGGTAAAAATCAATTTGGCCAATTAATCCCGGTAAGCATTGCCGTCGCCTCTTATTACACAGGTAAAACTAAGCAAGCGATTGCAATCATTAAAGATGATTCTCTCGAACTCAAGCTAAAAAAAGAAAGCCGTCAAGACTGCTTAACTAAAATCGGCAATCGTACTGCATGCAATGAATTAATTAATCAATCCATTGCTCATGCCAAACGTCATAACCAGCCGTTATCGGTCATCATGATTGATATTGATAACTTTAAAGTGATTAACGACAACTTTGGTCATCTGGTCGGAGACAGTGTACTTGAAAAAATAGCAGGATTATTAAGTGCACACATCAGAGAAACAGACCATTTGTTTCGCTGGGGTGGTGAAGAGTTTATCGTTTTAACACCCGGTTGTAATGAATCTCAAGCTCACGAATTGGCCGAGAAATTACGTATGAAAGCTGTCTACCACCATTTTGATGAGCATTTTTCAGTCTCCATTAGTTTGGGCGTCACAGGGTTTCACATCGACCAAGATAACCATAAGACTTTTATACAACGAGCCGACCAAGCCTTGTACAAAGCTAAAAACAATGGTCGAAACCAAAGTTACTGTCTCTAGAGGTTTAGCTTTAGATTTGAATACAAGCTCACTTAACGCTGTGTAAAATCACTATTATATTTAAAGCAATCAAGACTGTGATCAATAATCAAACCACAGGCTTGCAAATGTGCATAACAAATTGTCGAACCAAAAAATTTAAAGCCTCGCTTTTTTAAATCTCGGCTAATACGGTCTGATAGCTCAGAGTTAGCCAAATAATCTTCTTTGCATTGCGGTGCATTAACAATGGGCTGGTGATCGACGTACCGCCATAAATACTCAGAAAAAGAACCAAACTCCTGCTGAATACGCATAAACACCTGCGCATTGGTAATTGCAGCGTTAATTTTACCTCGATGACGAATAATGCCTTCATCTTGTAATAAAGCTTCCACTTTTTGCTGGCTAAACTGCGCAA is a genomic window containing:
- a CDS encoding Dps family protein; translated protein: MTQLTSIGLNITQSEALTKQLNTLLSSYQIQYMNARGFHWNIKGRQFFELHLKFEEIYNDLLLKVDEVAERILTLGGQPKHAYSEYMSLSNISEAQGISDGATAVNNLLAGFEQLISHQRIILAQASEASDEGTASLMSDYIKEQEKLIWMLKAYLA
- a CDS encoding ABC transporter permease, with amino-acid sequence MSQLNKTWLVAKWEFMHFFKWKQELISKLVMLAIAAVVFFWHSSQEFVATDYKVSVIAKNAPDGQIGDFIFTRAQTNQETLMTMLQAGDIDALIVAKNEGSDATALDVYSQGKHGWQNDLAAIIEQHYAQQVTQQLGLTPAQLQQLQSPVQIFNQYLDNQIKTEAKTSSLTAIGVLALMAIGIFVSFAQIFVSITGEKQQRVTEQLYACMNAQTWIDGKIIGQMLLALKAMAGTLISMVLFYSFTQVVIRGQSLDLSIIDWSLLPWVLVFASLGLYLATAFMAAVAAAIDDPNHSGKSSFMLLPLVPMILTFIVMDSPSGLALTVLSYLPLTAFAAMPVKMALVEVSLWQPLLSIAITVCTCWFVRRVAGRMFKMGMVMYGKEPSYKQMFKWAFS
- a CDS encoding ABC transporter ATP-binding protein, with the translated sequence MQISVEGVVKSYAHVKAVKGMSFIVNEGEIFALLGPNGAGKSSLVRMLVGFTHADEGRIAVHLNDQEYGAIPNDELGYLPEDRGLYAEKTVSQNLLYFAALHGLDKSTAKERMDYWLERFELLDRKDQPLKSLSKGNQQKVQLVNAVLHQPKIVILDEPFSGLDPINQEKVVVFLAELKQQGMTVILSAHQMSMVEKLADRMLLMNHGEVVLYGSLNDIQQQIGVGAQLLVEFEELPKVETIAMALQNFEFSFNEHHLLEVNLASASQVNEALTQLLTLGHITKLESKKMDLHQLYLKAISDHQGAPDYVAA
- a CDS encoding sigma-54 interaction domain-containing protein, whose protein sequence is MHSLKDLLADSDLLLNAAGEGIYGFDLEGNAVFINPAAERMTGWKSQELLGKKIHQYHHHSHKNGQCYPAHECQIYATLQDGQPRHVNNEVFWRKDGSYFDVEYTSTPVYHQGEIVGAVALFRDVSQQKQTEQALRDALKEIQALSEKLQAENVYLQRELSENWPDSGLVGQSQIFQTMLNQLALVSKTDSTVLILGENGTGKELVARNVHQLSQRKHAPLVKVNCAAFSDNLLESELFGHEKGSFTGANERRKGRFELANKGTLFLDEIGELSLAAQSKLLRVLQEQEFERVGGNQTIHVDIRIIAATNRNLLEMVEQGRFRMDLYYRLNVFPIQVPALRERKEDIPMLCLNILQSLNKKLGKHIDSISQQSLTKLSGYSWPGNIRELQNILEREAILSQRSTLNISQKLHHVHSSTDPHFISLDEVQKNYIVQVLNHCNWVIGGEKGAAKQLNLADSTLRSKMQKLDIKRSKTRHS
- a CDS encoding sensor domain-containing diguanylate cyclase, encoding MNIKKRTFLAVIFCALSIFSVISLAYILNNHVQKTESIWTEFVSLEIEKAQIMQEIGYGFGYGGFIHNFKNYVLRQEKKTYLAAKSNALLTLNAIEQYKALNTQSDTLEQLKILETTVLNYQKNLEIAHRLISKGASANDIDKQVKIDDRATIAAIAKLRLTIQNSAAYTVSLAKTNLNSTQATLVFGFAFIVTLLLISCTYIVYNLYLMQIKFKEVDTLFDSSPYAILSVNHLGLIKKANAMASVIFGYSAKQLLTMNIDSLVPDQFASAHRQHRTKFMTSEQHLAMQGRKEQLYGKNQFGQLIPVSIAVASYYTGKTKQAIAIIKDDSLELKLKKESRQDCLTKIGNRTACNELINQSIAHAKRHNQPLSVIMIDIDNFKVINDNFGHLVGDSVLEKIAGLLSAHIRETDHLFRWGGEEFIVLTPGCNESQAHELAEKLRMKAVYHHFDEHFSVSISLGVTGFHIDQDNHKTFIQRADQALYKAKNNGRNQSYCL
- a CDS encoding DNA-3-methyladenine glycosylase I, whose translation is MMPNSICRCPWVDLTKPDYVKYHDEEWGVPVYDDVKMFEFIVLESAQAGLSWYTILKRREQYRAAFAQFDVEQVAQFSQQKVEALLQDEGIIRHRGKINAAITNAQVFMRIQQEFGSFSEYLWRYVDHQPIVNAPQCKEDYLANSELSDRISRDLKKRGFKFFGSTICYAHLQACGLIIDHSLDCFKYNSDFTQR